GGTGGAGGAGTTGCGCGTCTATCACGCCATCTACAGCCCGTTGTTTCAGCGGCGTGAACAACGGGAAGCCGCGCACTCCTATCTCCAAGGATTGCTGGCGACGTTGCCACGCAAGTCGATCGAGCCGATGGTGCTGGCGGTGGATGGTGTCGCTCCCAAGGCGGTACGGGCCATGCAGTCCTTTATCAGCGAAGGGCCGTGGAACGATGAGCGGCTGTTGCACCAGCACTGGCAAGAAGTGGAAGCGGACCTGGGTGCCGACGATGGCGTGCTGATGGTTGATGGGAGTGATTTCCCGAAGCAGGGCAGCCATTCCGTTGGTGTGAAGCGTCAATACTGCGGGGAACTGGGCAAGCGGGCCAACTGCCAAGCCGGTGTGTTTGTGGGCTATGGCAGTCTCCAGGGCTACACCGTACTGGATCGTCGGTTGTATGTGCCCGCAGAATGGCTCACCGATGACGCGTATACGGCACGGCGCCAGCAGTGTGGTCTGCCGCCAGATCTCCCCTTCAAAACCAAGCCCGCGCTGGCCCAGGAGATGCTCGCTACGGTGGTCAAGAGCCAGACGCTGCGGTGTCGTTGGGTCGTGGCGGATGAGGCGTTTGGGGGCAACCCAGGCTTTCTGGATGGCGTCGCGGGGCTGGGCTTGTGGTATTTTACTGAAGTGCCCCACACCACGCGAGTCTGGCAAGAGCGCCCGGCCACCCACATCCCGCCGAGGCGTGGGCGCGGCCGTCGCCCGCAGCGGGAGCGCTTGGTGGATGGTGCTCCACAGGCGCGGACGGTGCTGGAAGTGGCAGGGGCGCTGCCCGCTGAGGCGTGGACACGCCAGACCATCAAAGAAGGCAGCCAAGGACCAATGGTAGCGG
This window of the Candidatus Saccharimonadia bacterium genome carries:
- a CDS encoding IS701 family transposase, which codes for MLDLIETTPKMDLAIHDIEHLVEELRVYHAIYSPLFQRREQREAAHSYLQGLLATLPRKSIEPMVLAVDGVAPKAVRAMQSFISEGPWNDERLLHQHWQEVEADLGADDGVLMVDGSDFPKQGSHSVGVKRQYCGELGKRANCQAGVFVGYGSLQGYTVLDRRLYVPAEWLTDDAYTARRQQCGLPPDLPFKTKPALAQEMLATVVKSQTLRCRWVVADEAFGGNPGFLDGVAGLGLWYFTEVPHTTRVWQERPATHIPPRRGRGRRPQRERLVDGAPQARTVLEVAGALPAEAWTRQTIKEGSQGPMVAEFAAIRVVAVRDTLPGPEVWLVLRRHVETGELKSYLCNAPGDTALEKLVHMSGMRWPIETCFEDSKQLLGMGDYEVRSWTGWHHHMTLVILAHFFVVRMSLRLKKSPSSDAAPSRDGVGDRLAPPRV